A window of Cryptomeria japonica chromosome 3, Sugi_1.0, whole genome shotgun sequence contains these coding sequences:
- the LOC131036777 gene encoding probable carboxylesterase 6 yields MDTVSVEELRRNGHAQDPGRSRGRSLEEELEGFIRVYKDGSVERYSYVVANVPASEAQQEPVLSKDVVLDQRTGVWARFYLPRNAVSRGTRLPLVIYFHGGGFVLGSPAWSIYHVFMCRLASHTNSMIMSVGYRLAPENRLPAAYDDCFSAVEWVRRQATQQLQRSNDSWLSSHADFSRCFLAGDSAGGNIVHNVALRCARADVKPLQTRGLILLQPFFGGEDPCKRELETSETNPNLSQRWVDVFWKLSLPVGAKRDHPACNPLAMPLRDLSLPPVIVIISENDLLKQRNLDYCQALKNGNKNVSHVIFKNVGHAFQVLNPDSQRIPELLSVLGDFINNNRSSSR; encoded by the coding sequence ATGGACACAGTTTCAGTAGAAGAGCTGAGAAGGAATGGTCACGCCCAAGACCCAGGCAGAAGCAGAGGCAGATCATTGGAAGAGGAGTTGGAAGGCTTTATAAGAGTTTACAAAGATGGCTCGGTCGAGAGGTACTCCTACGTCGTAGCGAATGTCCCCGCATCCGAAGCTCAACAAGAGCCAGTGCTCTCCAAAGACGTTGTTCTGGACCAACGCACTGGCGTGTGGGCGCGATTCTACCTTCCCAGAAACGCCGTTTCTCGGGGAACCAGGCTGCCCCTCGTCATTTACTTCCATGGCGGCGGCTTTGTGCTGGGTTCGCCGGCCTGGTCTATTTACCACGTATTCATGTGCAGATTGGCTTCTCATACAAATTCTATGATAATGTCTGTGGGCTACAGGCTTGCTCCCGAGAACCGTCTTCCAGCTGCCTATGACGATTGTTTCAGTGCCGTCGAGTGGGTCCGCCGCCAGGCAACGCAACAACTGCAACGCTCTAACGATTCATGGTTATCATCCCACGCCGACTTCTCGCGATGCTTTTTGGCCGGCGATAGCGCGGGAGGGAATATCGTCCACAACGTCGCATTGCGGTGCGCACGGGCGGACGTGAAGCCACTTCAGACGAGAGGGCTCATTCTTCTTCAGCCCTTCTTTGGTGGGGAAGATCCATGCAAACGGGAATTGGAGACGTCGGAGACAAACCCAAATCTGTCGCAGCGATGGGTGGACGTGTTCTGGAAGCTGTCGTTGCCTGTTGGAGCGAAGAGAGATCATCCTGCCTGTAATCCTCTCGCTATGCCCCTGCGAGATCTTAGTTTACCGCCGGTGATCGTAATCATCTCTGAGAATGATTTGCTGAAGCAGAGGAACCTGGACTATTGCCAAGCCCTGAAAAATGGCAACAAAAATGTGAGCCATGTAATCTTCAAGAATGTGGGTCATGCTTTCCAGGTTCTCAATCCTGACTCTCAACGGATCCCCGAGCTATTAAGCGTTTTAGGCGACTTCATTAACAACAATCGAAGTTCATCCCGATAA